A genomic window from Plasmodium coatneyi strain Hackeri chromosome 13, complete sequence includes:
- a CDS encoding tRNA pseudouridine synthase, producing MGEAEGKANCQIEPERKEAIIDTSNWPLLLKNYDKLNVRSSHFTPLPMGNSPYSRNLEEYLKYGIINLDKPSNPSSHEVVSWIRKILRCEKTGHSGTLDPKVTGVLLVCLNRATRLVKSQQESGKEYVCVCKFHSKPKSLEEVKLVLNNFHGAIFQRPPLICAVKRQLRVRTIYDSKLLDYDDANNICVFWVKCQAGTYIRTLCEHIGLLLGVGAHMQELRRVKSGNMTEYDNMCTLHDILDAQHVYDTTGDESYLRKIITPLEKLLINFPRIVIKDSAVNAICYGAKLTIPGVLRFDNNIDVNSEIVLMTTKGEAVALAIAQMTSSVIATVDHGVVSLTKRVIMDRDTYDVKWGYGTRSMEKKKLILAGLLDKYGKPNEKTPLSWIKSEGYVPKLVGDTAIYTLKTDGGNNSEVPENGKNVMGENNNPVGGSSSFNLNDGENNKKKDGEGADENENNAGDQSDPGVVKKKRKKN from the coding sequence atgggagaaGCAGAGGGGAAGGCGAATTGCCAAATCGAACCGgagagaaaagaagcaatCATAGATACATCAAATTGGCCACTCCTGCTAAAGAACTATGACAAACTGAACGTCCGAAGTTCCCACTTCACGCCCCTCCCAATGGGAAACTCTCCCTACTCTCGCAATTTAGAAGAGTATCTAAAATATGGGATCATCAACTTGGATAAACCCAGTAACCCCTCCTCGCATGAAGTAGTTTCTTGGATAAGAAAAATTCTAAGGTGTGAAAAAACAGGACACAGTGGTACCTTAGACCCCAAGGTGACTGGTGTGTTATTAGTATGCCTAAACAGAGCAACCAGGTTGGTAAAATCGCAGCAGGAATCTGGAAaggaatatgtatgtgtatgtaaaTTTCATTCCAAGCCGAAAAGTCTTGAAGAAGTAAAGCTAGTGCTAAATAACTTCCATGGGGCTATTTTCCAAAGACCTCCATTAATCTGTGCAGTAAAAAGACAATTAAGGGTCCGAACTATTTACGATTCGAAATTATTAGATTATGACGATGCtaataatatatgtgtattttggGTGAAATGTCAAGCAGGTACTTACATAAGGACGTTGTGTGAACATATAGGTTTGCTCCTAGGAGTAGGGGCGCACATGCAAGAATTGAGAAGAGTAAAATCAGGAAATATGACTGAGTATGATAATATGTGTACTCTACATGATATTTTAGATGCCCAGCATGTATACGATACAACTGGGGATGAAAGTTACTTGAGGAAAATTATCACCCCGTTGGAGAAGCTTCTCATAAACTTCCCCAGGATAGTTATAAAGGACAGTGCAGTAAATGCCATATGTTATGGCGCTAAATTAACAATCCCTGGTGTCTTACGATTCGATAATAATATCGATGTGAATTCGGAAATTGTGTTAATGACAACCAAAGGCGAAGCCGTTGCCTTAGCCATTGCTCAAATGACGTCAAGTGTTATTGCCACGGTTGACCATGGTGTTGTTTCTCTCACAAAAAGAGTTATTATGGATAGAGACACCTACGATGTGAAGTGGGGTTATGGTACCAGAtctatggaaaaaaaaaaattaatcctTGCAGGTTTACTTGATAAGTATGGAAAGCCCAATGAAAAAACGCCACTAAGTTGGATCAAAAGTGAAGGTTACGTTCCTAAACTGGTTGGCGACACGGCCATTTATACGCTCAAAACAGATGGCGGTAACAACAGTGAGGTTCcagaaaatgggaagaatgtAATGGGTGAAAATAATAACCCCGTGGGGGGAAGTTCCTCTTTCAATTTAAACGACGgcgaaaataataaaaaaaaggacggtGAAGGGGCGGACGAGAATGAGAACAACGCGGGTGACCAGTCCGACCCGGGCGTGGtcaaaaagaagaggaaaaaaaattaa